A region from the Bacillota bacterium genome encodes:
- the trxA gene encoding thioredoxin: protein MVKSITAGEFKDTVLASERPVLVDFWAEWCGPCRMVAPVVEQIADELADRLEVVKVNVDDESTVAAEYNILSIPTLMVFKNGEVVETIVGFQAKPDLMAKIEKHL from the coding sequence ATGGTTAAATCAATTACTGCCGGAGAATTTAAGGATACGGTTTTGGCCTCGGAGCGCCCGGTTTTGGTGGATTTCTGGGCTGAATGGTGTGGTCCTTGTCGAATGGTAGCGCCGGTTGTGGAGCAGATTGCAGATGAGCTGGCAGACCGTTTGGAAGTTGTAAAAGTTAATGTGGATGATGAGTCAACTGTGGCTGCCGAATACAACATTTTAAGCATTCCGACGTTGATGGTCTTTAAAAATGGTGAAGTAGTCGAGACAATTGTCGGATTTCAAGCGAAACCCGATTTAATGGCCAAAATCGAAAAACATCTTTAA
- a CDS encoding DUF1858 domain-containing protein yields MKLTPESRVGDILAAHPETEAVFTELGFTELQNPVMRKTVAKFATLKIASSRKNVDLDLLIQRLETAIE; encoded by the coding sequence ATGAAGTTGACTCCGGAATCCAGGGTCGGCGATATCCTAGCTGCCCATCCTGAGACTGAAGCGGTTTTTACCGAGCTTGGGTTTACTGAACTCCAGAATCCAGTTATGCGGAAAACCGTAGCTAAGTTTGCCACTTTGAAAATTGCCAGCTCCCGCAAAAACGTTGACCTGGACCTGCTGATTCAGCGTCTAGAAACGGCAATAGAGTAG
- the trxB gene encoding thioredoxin-disulfide reductase produces the protein MVTDKLYDLIIVGGGPAGLAAGLYAGRAMMDCLILEGQGPGGQVMMTHEIENYPGFIDPISGGNLSANMYSQTLRFGVEFVSQPVRELKINDKIKTVRTSEGAFQAKAVIIATGVTPRLLSVPGEAEYTGRGVSYCATCDGAFFRDKTVAVVGGGDTAVKEALFLTKFAKKVYLIHRRDQLRAEPVQRQRLLASPKIEPIWNTVVGKVHGDGNRVTGLSLNSQQGGRPPQALHVDGVFVFVGRQPMGPMEGTGLIVDTDGYIKTDEDMQTNLPGVYAVGDVRSKRWRQIVTAVSDGCIAALSAAEYIEENFREED, from the coding sequence ATGGTAACTGATAAACTTTATGACTTAATTATTGTCGGTGGCGGTCCGGCAGGTCTTGCCGCTGGTTTGTACGCCGGCCGGGCAATGATGGATTGTCTGATTTTGGAGGGACAGGGCCCCGGTGGTCAGGTTATGATGACTCACGAGATTGAGAATTATCCCGGGTTTATTGACCCTATTTCAGGTGGCAATTTGTCGGCTAATATGTACAGCCAGACGTTGCGGTTCGGTGTCGAGTTTGTGTCTCAGCCGGTGCGGGAGTTAAAGATCAATGACAAGATTAAGACCGTGAGAACTTCTGAAGGTGCTTTTCAGGCAAAAGCCGTTATTATCGCCACAGGTGTTACCCCAAGACTGCTTTCTGTGCCGGGCGAGGCAGAATATACTGGACGCGGTGTGTCCTATTGTGCAACCTGTGACGGCGCATTCTTCCGGGATAAGACGGTAGCAGTTGTCGGTGGCGGGGATACAGCAGTTAAAGAAGCGTTGTTTTTAACCAAATTCGCTAAAAAGGTCTATTTAATACATCGCCGGGACCAACTGCGGGCCGAGCCGGTACAGCGGCAGCGACTATTGGCCAGTCCTAAAATCGAGCCAATTTGGAATACCGTTGTCGGTAAAGTTCATGGGGATGGCAATCGGGTGACCGGGTTGAGCTTAAACAGCCAGCAAGGCGGCAGACCGCCCCAGGCCTTGCATGTTGATGGCGTGTTTGTGTTTGTAGGTCGCCAGCCCATGGGTCCCATGGAGGGGACAGGGCTGATTGTTGACACAGATGGGTATATTAAAACTGATGAGGATATGCAGACTAATTTACCCGGTGTTTACGCTGTGGGCGACGTGCGCAGTAAACGTTGGCGCCAGATAGTTACTGCGGTTAGCGATGGCTGTATTGCTGCGCTAAGTGCCGCCGAATATATCGAAGAAAATTTCAGGGAGGAAGACTAA